From Rutidosis leptorrhynchoides isolate AG116_Rl617_1_P2 chromosome 3, CSIRO_AGI_Rlap_v1, whole genome shotgun sequence, a single genomic window includes:
- the LOC139895648 gene encoding uncharacterized protein — protein sequence MASPLLLSFQFNSLCYSKRQYSLFPTNSKPQIPSTCPFRRLFIDTSLLSLSSSSSSSQNIPINFNRRRIILSRSSSNFPLISPDDHWGIWSALFATGAFGLWSERTKIGRMISAALVSILLGLGASNIGIIPPEAPAYSVVMEFLLPLTIPLMLFRANMRDVITSTGTLLLAFLIGSVATIVGTLVAFLVVPMRSLGQDSWKIASALMASYIGGAINYVAVSDALGVSPSVIAAGVAADNVICALYFMALFALGSKLPTEASMPNKDVAHNSDSASGDNNVPVLQTATALAISFAICKIATHIIRLLKVQGGTLPAITAIVVIIATLLPTQIGYLAPAGEAIAAISIQVFFAVLGASGSIWNVMNVAPSIFVFAFIQVTVHLIVILGVGKLVNIELKQLLIASNANIGGPTTASGMATAKGWGSLVVPGILVGIFGISVATYIAYFFGIFVLKRIFNFI from the exons ATGGCGTCGCCATTATTGTTGTCATTTCAGTTTAATTCGCTTTGTTACAGTAAACGACAATATTCATTATTCCCAACTAACTCGAAACCTCAAATTCCGTCTACGTGTCCTTTCAGACGTTTATTTATCGATACATCTCTgctttcattatcatcatcatcatcatcatcacaaaaCATACCAATTAATTTCAATCGTAGACGTATAATACTATCTAGGTCTAGTTCAAATTTTCCTTTGATATCTCCTGATGACCATTGGGGAATTTGGTCTGCTCTCTTCGCCACCGGTGCTTTCGGTCTCTG GTCGGAGAGAACAAAGATTGGGAGAATGATAAGTGCTGCATTGGTGAGCATCTTGTTAGGGCTTGGAGCGAGTAATATTGGCATTATTCCACCTGAAGCACCAGCATACTCTGTTGTCATGGAGTTTCTTCTACCTCTGACTATCCCTCTAATGTTGTTTAGAGCCAATATGCGAGATGTCATAACATCAACCGGAACACTCCTCCTGGCATTTCTCATTGGATCAG TTGCAACCATAGTTGGAACTCTGGTGGCATTCCTGGTTGTTCCTATGCGATCCCTTGGTCAAGATAGTTGGAAGATTGCTTCTGCTCTTATGGCTAGTTACATAGGAGGAG CTATAAATTATGTTGCGGTTTCAGATGCACTTGGTGTTTCTCCATCCGTTATTGCAGCCGGTGTAGCTGCAGACAATGTTATATGTGCACTATATTTTATGGCATTGTTTGCATTAGGCTCTAAACTTCCTACAGAGGCCTCAATGCCAAATAAGG ATGTAGCACATAATTCGGACTCTGCTTCTGGAGATAATAATGTACCTGTGCTACAGACAGCAACTGCACTTGCTATATCTTTTGCAATATGCAAAATTGCTACACATATAATTCGATTGTTGAAGGTTCAAGGTGGGACTCTTCCAGCAATTACTGCAATCGTCGTGATTATTGCAACTTTACTACCCACACAGATTGGTTATCTTGCGCCAGCGGGTGAAGCTATTGCTGCAATTTCAATTCAG GTATTTTTTGCGGTATTGGGTGCGAGTGGGAGTATATGGAACGTGATGAATGTAGCGCCtagcatatttgtgtttgcttttaTACAAGTAACAGTGCATCTTATTGTGATACTTGGAGTAGGAAAGTTGGTAAATATAGAGCTAAAGCAACTACTAATAGCATCAAATGCTAATATTGGTGGTCCTACAACTGCATCTGGGATGGCAACTGCCAAAGGCTGGGGCTCTTTGGTAGTTCCTGGAATTCTGGTGGGTATATTTGGAATTTCCGTTGCAACATACATTGCCTATTTCTTTGGAATTTTTGTTCTTAAAAGGATCTTTAACTTTATATGA